The Moorena producens PAL-8-15-08-1 genomic interval TGTCTTTAAACTAGAGGAGACCGTTCGTGATGAGAAAAGTTGCTTGCCCGAGGGCACAACATGGATTCAGGATTATGGGGAAACCTTAGATCCAGACAACAATATGATCATCACCCGTAAGGGTATCCGTGTCAACTATAACTATTTAGTACTCTGCCCTGGCATCCAGATTGACTGGCATGGGATTAAAGGTCTGAAAGAGGCTCTGGGCAAAGGGAGTGTCAGCAGTAACTATTCCAAAGATTTCGCACCGTACACCTGGGAGACGATTCAAAATTTCAAAGGCGGTACGGCCATTTTCACCCAACCGGGCACTCCGATCAAATGTGCTGGTGCTCCTCAGAAGATTATGTACATGGCTGATGATGTATTTAAGAGTAAGAGTGGCGTTGGGGTGAATACCCAGGTGCTGTTCTGTACCGCCGGTGGCAAGATTTTTGCTGTGCCAGAGTATTGCGAGACTCTAGAGCAGGTTGTTGACCGTCGCGGGATTCAAGTTAACTTCCATCACAATCTCAAGGAAATTAAGCCTGATACTCAGGAGGCTATCTTTGAGGTTACCAAAGACGATAGTGTTCAGGAAGTTAGCATTCATTACGACATGATTCATGTCACTCCGCCCATGAGTGCGCCTGATTTTATCAAAAACAGTCTTCTTGCAGTACAGGATGGCCCCAAAAAAGGTTGGGTTGATGTGGATAAAGATACCCTCCAACATAATCGTTACCCTAACGTATTCAGTCTCGGAGATGCCTCATCTTTACCAACTTCCAGAACAGCGGCAGCGGTTCGAGGTCAAGCCCCTGTTTTAGTTGAGAATCTTCTGGCTGTGATTAATTCTCAAGCTCAAACTGATAAATATAATGGCTACACCTGTTGTCCTTTGATTACTGGATATAATTCTGCAGTGATGGCCGAGTTTGACTATGACAAGAACATTGATACAAGTTTCCCGTTCAATCCTGCTAAAGAACGCTTCAGCATGTGGTTGGTCAAGCGCAATCTCCTTCCCTGGCTTTACTGGAACCGTATGCTAAAAGGTAAGCCTTTTGAAGGCAAGCTCGTTAAAGCTTTTGCTTGGAAGAGCAAGGGTTAACACAGGGTTATGATAAGCTAAAACGCATTTAAAATGGGTTTTAGCTAGGCAAAAGGCAAAAGGCAAAAGGCAAAAGATGACTGGGATAGATTTTTTTTATTTGATCTGATTAATATACAGTTTAAAGGCACAACAGCTTATAGATGGTGCGTTACATTTCATGCTTCGCACCATACAAGAGCGATTGGCCAAAGGCCTCAGCTTCCGCTAAAAGCGATTAGCCCGAAGGGCTACGCTACGCGATTGACCGTAGGTCACGCTACGCGAACGCACTTGCCTCTTGCCTCTTGCCTCTTGCCTCTTGCCTTTCCCTTAGGGATTCTGTTCACAACTCCAATGAAAACGCTATATGACACTAACCGGACAGCAATATCAACAATTAAGAGATGCTTTAATTGCCGCTTTTCCCGATCAGCAAAGATTGGCTGAAGTAGTAAAATTCAAGCTTGATAAAAACCTGAATGCCATAGCAATGGGTGATGGTTTAAAAGCAATTGTGTTTAGGTTAATTGAAGCTGCAGAAGCAGAAGGATGGGTTGATAAATTAATTGCAGGTGCCCGTGAATCAAATCCAGGTAACCCAGCGTTATTCGCTTTTGCCCAGGAGTTTAATCTGGCGATTCCTATGCCGCAACCGTTATCAGCAAGAGGTAGATTAGAAAGACTGATTAAGAAAAGCAATTCTTTCTTAGACGTAAATCGGTGGCGGGAAAAGTTAGGTCAAATTGAAGGGCAAGTCTGTCGTGTCGAAGTTACGAATAACGATAATAGTCGTGAATTTGGGACAGGTTTTCTGATTGCGCCCAATGTGGTTATTACTAATTACCATGTGGTGGAATCGGTAATTTTAGAACAAGCAACCTCTAGTAATGTTATCCTGCGTTTTGACTACAAGCAGTTAGGGGATGGTAAAGTTATCAATCCTGGTAAGGAGTATCGCTTAGTAGAGGATGACTGGCTAATTGATCAAAGTCCTTATACTAACAATCCATTACCAACCCCTGACGAATTGGATTATGCCTTGCTGAGAGTAGATGGAGTTCCTGGGGAAGAACCGATTGGGAAAAATCCTGATCCCAATTCTCCCAAGCGCCAGTGGATTGAGTTACCACAAGAGCCATATTATCAGTTTTTGCGCGATACTCCACTGTTTATAGTGCAGCATCCCAATGCTGAACCCTTAAAATTGGCCTTTGACACGGAAGCTATTATTACTATTAACGATAATGGTACCATGGTTAAGTATAAAACCAATACCGAACCCGGTTCCTCTGGTTCTCCATGTTTTGATATTAACTGGAATTTAGTAGCCCTGCATCATAGTGGTGGTCCAAGCTCGAATCCTAGTTATAACGCTGGCAGTCCTTTCAGTGCTATTTGTGCGCGGTTAGAGAAGCAAGGGTTATTGACAAATTTACTTAAGGGTGAAGCAATGTGTTGACATACTCACCGCCCTGGAAGAGCGGTGATTCTTGACAGATCATCGGGTTGTGCTGTCGAAACAGTCTTACCATCCCTCCTTGTCCGTTTTTGGTCGTGCCGATGCCCCATGCCGACCTTTTCTATATTTCTGGCAGCGTTCTCGTCTCTGTCTTGTTCAGTTCCACAGCTAACACAGAGTATTGAACGTACAGATAAATCGAGCTTACCCCACTTAAACCCACAATCTGAGCAGATTTGACTAGTGGGTTCCCAACGGCTTATAACTCGAAAATCTCTGCCATATTTTTCTGATTTCCCATCACAAAGAGTCCTAAACTCCGACCAACCTTGCTGACTGATAGCTCGTGCCAATTTACGGTTTTTGACCATTCCTGATACATTCAAGTCTTCCAAAACAATTACTTGGTTTTCGCTAACTATTTTTGTTGACAGTTTGTGCAGGAAGTCTTTTCTTTTGTTGGCGATTTTGTTATTGAGTTTAGCGATCTTGATGCGAGTTCGTTCTTTCCGGTTCGACCCCTTGGGTTGTTTAGCAAATTTTCGTTGAGTTTTGCGTAACTTTCGATCTAACTTTGAGTAGTCAGGACTCTTAGCATAAGTCCCATCGCTCATTACAGCGAAAGTTTTGATACCTAGATCGATCCCAATGCTTTGATTCTTGGCATTGATTTGAACAGGCTCAATATCTACTACAAAACTCAAAAAGTAATTATTGGCACAGTCCTTGATGATGGTAACCGAGCTTGGATCTGTTCGCGTAGCGTCGGCTTTGCCGAAAGGCAGATCTCTAGACCAAATTGGCTTAACTACCCCAATTTTGGCCAGATAAACTCCATCGCCTTGGATAGAGAAACCTCTACGAGTTAACCGTGCCGTTTGTTGATGAGATCGTTTTTTGAATCGTGGAGACTTAACATGACCACCTTTTCTTTTGCCTTTTCGAGAATCAAAAAAGTTTTTAAAAGCAACTCCCAAGTCAGCAACAGACTGTTGCAAAGGAACAACAGATACCTCGGATAACCATTGTCTTTCTTCTGTCTTCTTTGCTTGAGTAATTACTAACTTTTGTAAATCTCCAGACTTTAATACCTTGTTAGATTTTTTGCAAATAGCCAAAGCATCGTTCCAGACCACCCGGACACAGCCAAATAATCTGGCTAAGTCCTGCTTTTGTTGGTCTGTTGGATAAAAACGGTACTGGTATCTGGCTTTCAATTTAATATACTGAATAGGTATGTACTATGATTATAGTGTAGTCTACAAGATTTGACAATGACTTTCCGGAAAGAACGACACAGTATTACAAAGCCAGCAAATGCATCTAAGCAGGTACACAAAATTAATTACACATTTCATAAAAATCAAAGCCTTACAATGTAAAGGTTACAGAGATTGCGAGTCGGTAATTAATTCTGTGTAGGTGCTTAATATGTGTCACAAAATATCGATAAAAAGTGCTAGCCTCAGCAAGCCTCAAAACTATTGAGGACTCGTTTAAAGAGGTAGCTAAAAAAATGAATTTCGAGATCAGGGAATTTAATGGGGAGTCTGACCATGTCACATATTGGTCGAATATCCCCCAAAACTATCGATTTCTCAAATAGTTAACAGCCTTAAAGGGGTATCAAGTCGCAGATATGGACAAAATGGATACCTTAAACCAAATGGGAAGACCGCACTATGGAGTCCTAGTTACTTTGCTGCATCCGTTGGCCGCGCGTCCATCGAAACACTCTTTACAGTACATCAACAACCAAAGAAAGCCGTCCTAGAAGGACGGGGCTTCAGACCCAAGTTTTTTGGTGAATGGTTGTCTGAACCCGTAAGCCAGCACCAGGTTGCCAAATGCCAGCAAATAAAGGAAAATTTAGGGAAGTAGGTCTCATCAGAGTGTAGATACTTAATTGCAGTCAGAGTGGCTTAGGGTGCGTTAGGGGCGGGCTCGCCCTGATTTTCCGTATCTTCGCGCCTTGTTGAAACAGCCCGCCCCGTAACGCACCATCAGGTCAAACAGCAAAAATGATATGCACCCATTCTATTTTTCACAGGTCCTGAAGTAACCGTAAATGAATGCTGGAAATCCCCCTGGTTATATCCTCGCGCAGATAGAGTCAGCACTGTGTAGTGCTTTCCATAGTGAAATTAAATTAGCAATGATGCTACGACATCAATTCAATATAAATCTGGCACAGGTGGCTAGTGGTGAAGATTTGACTGAAATTGTTTACAAAGTAGTACTATATTTTGAGGCTAGGAATAGGTTAGGAAACTTACTTGATGGAGCACTTAACGAAAATTCAGATAATTATGACTTAAGACAACTATATTCTCAAGAATTTAACATTCCGCCTAGTTTACTAACTATCTTATTTCCTTTACCAAACAATATTATCGAAGCAATGCAACAGGCTTATCAAGCTTGTTGTCCTAATAACTTCTGGGATGATTGGGAAGATGAACTCCCTGACAGTTTAGCTGAAATTCTAGAAAATTTGGATGATATACCTCAACCAACTGATGAGGAAAAACTTATTGTACAATTTGTCGCTCATTTATTAAAAACTGGAGATATTTCCAAGCCTGATGCTGATAAACTCAAGCAATGGTTAGAAAAAAATGCCAATAACCCTTCTGATTTATTATCTCAGAGTAGCAGTCACTATCAAAATCATCAGCAACCAAATTTAGATGCACAACCTTATCTGCTTGTTAAGCTAGATTCCAGTAAGCAATATCACCAACAACGTCAACCTAGTTATTTCGTTTCAGCTTGGTTTATTACTGACCTAAGTAATTATGATTATTTAGGAAATCATCAACACTGTAAATTTTTAGAGACTCCACCAGCTGATGGAGAATCTGAACAAGATCTATTTTCTATTGAAGACTTGCCCAAGTTAATAGAATTTTTTATAAATCAGTTAATTCACTATTCTAGGGAATATTACCGTCAACCAATTCTTGTATTTTTCTTACCTTATCAACTTCTGAACCATGAACTTGAAAGAATTGAAATTCAAGATTATGATGATTTGCCAATTCCTATTGGTAGCGAGTATTGCGTGATTTTTCGATCTGTTAAACGTTTAAAAAAGTATCGTTATCAAGGCAAATGGTTAAATAAATGGACACAAATCCAAGATAATTGTAAAACTATATGCTTAAGTAACTTTGCTTTTAGTAATTTTGAGTATTGGCAGGAATTGTATACTGATTTGGAAGAAAGAAAGGCGATAGCTGTAAAATTACATCAACCCCCATGTGAGCAGATCTTGAAAGTTATTGATAGGACGGCAATACCCGTTACTTTATGGCTCAGAAAAAATAATTTTACAACTATAAATTGTCAACAGGCTCTGGAGCAATTACTCAAGTGTCAAATAAATGAGCTTCCTGAAAAAGTAAAACAACAACGGTTACAAGCTTTTCCCAAAGGTAATAAACAAGAACATATCGGACACCATCTTGCTCTTTTGTGGGAAGACCCCTATCTACTACCACCCCAGATTGACTATACAACCCTATGACTAATAACTCTTGGAAAATCTTTCGCGGAACTCCCGAAGAACCCCACGAAGGCATTGAACGCCTTCCTGAGCCTCCTAGCTGGCGGAAATTTGACAAAAAAGGACGGGGTACAACCTATCAGACCAGGCCAGAGGAAATAGAGTTAGTGAATGCAGCGTTGTATCTGCGTCGTCCTTTATTAGTAACCGGAAAGCCAGGCACAGGAAAAACATCGTTGGCCTATGCAGTCGCTGAAGAGTTACAATTAGGAGAAGTGTTACGTTGGAATATTACCACTCGCTCCCATTTAAACCAAGGACTTTATAGTTATGATGCCATTGGTAGATTACAAGATGCTCAAGGAAGCGGCAAGGATAATTTAAGGAAAATTGGTAAGTATATTCAATTGGGTGCCTTGGGAACAGCGTTACTATCCTCAACTTACCCCAGGGTATTATTAATTGATGAAATGGATAAAAGCGATATTGATTTACCCAATGATTTATTGACTATTTTTGAGGAAGGAGAATTTGAAATCCCGGAATTAACACGAATCAGTGACCAGTTTCCAAACATTGATGTCAAAACCTGGGATAAGAAAACCAGAACCATCTACAGCGGAAAGGTGACCTGTCAAGCATTTCCCTTTGTAGTCCTGACGAGTAACGGAGAGAGGGAATTTCCCCCGGCTTTTTTACGACGCTGTTTACGATTAGATTTACGGGAACCAACTCCCAAGGAATTAGAAGCAATTGTCAAAGCTCACTTAGGGGATAGTCTTGAAGAAGCTGAACCGATTATTGAAACCTTTCTCAAGCGACGGCAGAAAGGAGACTTGGCTACAGACCAATTGCTCAACGCCATTTATCTGTTAACTAACACAGTTAATACAGAGCATGCTCCCATGGGTGACTCTCAAGAGGAAGACAAAGAGCACAGAAAAGCAAGGTTAATTGACCGATTGCTCCAGTACCTCAGTAGTACCTCAGGGATATGATTGAAGAAGCGATCGCTATTCTACAACAAGCACGATTTGATTTAACTGCTCGGGAAATAGCAGAAATTTTCTGGTTGGCTGTTCATCTAGACCAGTCCATAGAGCAGTCAGAGGAAGCACAGCAGCCATTACCACAGCAGCCATCGCAATCATCAAGGGTATCCCAAGACCAATCACAGCAACCACAGCCGCCATCGCCACCATCAAGGGTATCCCAAGACCAATCACAGCAACCCCCAAATAAAACTCCAGATATCCAACCAGATACCGAAGAATCACCGTTACCTGAAGTCAAAGAACCTGGTGCTGAGGTTGCTCTTGCCTCTTCCAAACCTAAAAAGACCAAACAAAGTCGAGAAGCAATTCCGATTAAAGTGCCAGCAGCGGTAGCATTGAGAAATAGTCTGGCGTTGGGACGGGCACTTCGTCCGTTAATGCGGAAAGTCCCATCTGCTACAGAAACGATATTGGATGTAGAAGCTACTGTTTACCAAATTGCTGAATCAAACATTTGGCTTCCAGTTCTGAAACCTGCTTCTGAACGATGGTTAGAGTTAGCGTTGGTGGTTGAAAAAACTACTTCAACTGCGGTTTGGAAACAGACAATTACTGAACTGCAACATTTAGTCAAGCATCATGGTGCGTTTCGGGATGTACGCACGTGGGAATTAAGGATTACTGAAACCAAAGTAGACTTATTTCCTCAAACTAGCACGGGTCGGTATGATTCCACTCCCTATCCTCCCCAGGTATTAATTGACCCGAAGAAACAACGTTTAATTTTATTGGTTAGTGATTGTATTTCTGTGGCTTGGCGCAGACAATTAATTCATCGATTCCTAGAGTTTTGGGGATGCAATGGTTTACTGACTATCCTTCAGCTACTCCCTGAACGGCTTTGGGAACGCACGGCTTTAGCTTCAGAAACACCAGTGCAACTGCATTCTCTTAGTCCTGGAGTTGTCAATTCTCAGTTTATTGTTAAACATTGGGATGAAGATGACATTGGACTTTTTTCAGAAGAGGGAACAGCGGATCTGGGAACAGGGAACAGTAATCAGAATAAATTTTCCTCTGTTAGTGTTCCCGTGGTTACGTTAGAACCCTACCCGCTACTGGCCTGGTCACAGGTAATAGCTGGTCATGGAAATGTTAGTACAGTGGGGTTTAATTTTGGCGTTGCTGATTCTGGGTATGATTCCGCCCCCCTAGCCCCCCAATTTTGGGGGGAACAAAACTCTCAAACTCCCCCAAAGTTGGGGGATTTAGGGGGCTTGACCAAAACTAAAAGATCGGGCATTTATACTTCAATTCAGCAACGCCCTAACTTTGATGTATCCCAAGACCCCCAACCACAGAAAACAGCGGTAGATGGTGAACCCAGTCAACCGCAACTCGAAGCACCAGCATTAGTTAGTCGATTTCGTGCTACGGCTTCTCCGATGGCGCGTCGGTTAGCTGGATTAATGGCAGCTGCTCCGGTTAGTTTACCTGTAGTGCAACTAA includes:
- a CDS encoding NAD(P)/FAD-dependent oxidoreductase, with protein sequence MSVTTETTTPVETLPESKAIQHQIVIVGGGAAGITVAAQLLTRNKALDIAIIEPSDKHYYQPGWTLVGGGVFKLEETVRDEKSCLPEGTTWIQDYGETLDPDNNMIITRKGIRVNYNYLVLCPGIQIDWHGIKGLKEALGKGSVSSNYSKDFAPYTWETIQNFKGGTAIFTQPGTPIKCAGAPQKIMYMADDVFKSKSGVGVNTQVLFCTAGGKIFAVPEYCETLEQVVDRRGIQVNFHHNLKEIKPDTQEAIFEVTKDDSVQEVSIHYDMIHVTPPMSAPDFIKNSLLAVQDGPKKGWVDVDKDTLQHNRYPNVFSLGDASSLPTSRTAAAVRGQAPVLVENLLAVINSQAQTDKYNGYTCCPLITGYNSAVMAEFDYDKNIDTSFPFNPAKERFSMWLVKRNLLPWLYWNRMLKGKPFEGKLVKAFAWKSKG
- a CDS encoding effector-associated domain EAD1-containing protein; the protein is MTLTGQQYQQLRDALIAAFPDQQRLAEVVKFKLDKNLNAIAMGDGLKAIVFRLIEAAEAEGWVDKLIAGARESNPGNPALFAFAQEFNLAIPMPQPLSARGRLERLIKKSNSFLDVNRWREKLGQIEGQVCRVEVTNNDNSREFGTGFLIAPNVVITNYHVVESVILEQATSSNVILRFDYKQLGDGKVINPGKEYRLVEDDWLIDQSPYTNNPLPTPDELDYALLRVDGVPGEEPIGKNPDPNSPKRQWIELPQEPYYQFLRDTPLFIVQHPNAEPLKLAFDTEAIITINDNGTMVKYKTNTEPGSSGSPCFDINWNLVALHHSGGPSSNPSYNAGSPFSAICARLEKQGLLTNLLKGEAMC
- a CDS encoding RNA-guided endonuclease InsQ/TnpB family protein, which produces MKARYQYRFYPTDQQKQDLARLFGCVRVVWNDALAICKKSNKVLKSGDLQKLVITQAKKTEERQWLSEVSVVPLQQSVADLGVAFKNFFDSRKGKRKGGHVKSPRFKKRSHQQTARLTRRGFSIQGDGVYLAKIGVVKPIWSRDLPFGKADATRTDPSSVTIIKDCANNYFLSFVVDIEPVQINAKNQSIGIDLGIKTFAVMSDGTYAKSPDYSKLDRKLRKTQRKFAKQPKGSNRKERTRIKIAKLNNKIANKRKDFLHKLSTKIVSENQVIVLEDLNVSGMVKNRKLARAISQQGWSEFRTLCDGKSEKYGRDFRVISRWEPTSQICSDCGFKWGKLDLSVRSILCVSCGTEQDRDENAARNIEKVGMGHRHDQKRTRRDGKTVSTAQPDDLSRITALPGR
- a CDS encoding effector-associated domain EAD1-containing protein, which translates into the protein MNAGNPPGYILAQIESALCSAFHSEIKLAMMLRHQFNINLAQVASGEDLTEIVYKVVLYFEARNRLGNLLDGALNENSDNYDLRQLYSQEFNIPPSLLTILFPLPNNIIEAMQQAYQACCPNNFWDDWEDELPDSLAEILENLDDIPQPTDEEKLIVQFVAHLLKTGDISKPDADKLKQWLEKNANNPSDLLSQSSSHYQNHQQPNLDAQPYLLVKLDSSKQYHQQRQPSYFVSAWFITDLSNYDYLGNHQHCKFLETPPADGESEQDLFSIEDLPKLIEFFINQLIHYSREYYRQPILVFFLPYQLLNHELERIEIQDYDDLPIPIGSEYCVIFRSVKRLKKYRYQGKWLNKWTQIQDNCKTICLSNFAFSNFEYWQELYTDLEERKAIAVKLHQPPCEQILKVIDRTAIPVTLWLRKNNFTTINCQQALEQLLKCQINELPEKVKQQRLQAFPKGNKQEHIGHHLALLWEDPYLLPPQIDYTTL
- a CDS encoding AAA family ATPase, giving the protein MTNNSWKIFRGTPEEPHEGIERLPEPPSWRKFDKKGRGTTYQTRPEEIELVNAALYLRRPLLVTGKPGTGKTSLAYAVAEELQLGEVLRWNITTRSHLNQGLYSYDAIGRLQDAQGSGKDNLRKIGKYIQLGALGTALLSSTYPRVLLIDEMDKSDIDLPNDLLTIFEEGEFEIPELTRISDQFPNIDVKTWDKKTRTIYSGKVTCQAFPFVVLTSNGEREFPPAFLRRCLRLDLREPTPKELEAIVKAHLGDSLEEAEPIIETFLKRRQKGDLATDQLLNAIYLLTNTVNTEHAPMGDSQEEDKEHRKARLIDRLLQYLSSTSGI
- a CDS encoding formylglycine-generating enzyme family protein — protein: MIEEAIAILQQARFDLTAREIAEIFWLAVHLDQSIEQSEEAQQPLPQQPSQSSRVSQDQSQQPQPPSPPSRVSQDQSQQPPNKTPDIQPDTEESPLPEVKEPGAEVALASSKPKKTKQSREAIPIKVPAAVALRNSLALGRALRPLMRKVPSATETILDVEATVYQIAESNIWLPVLKPASERWLELALVVEKTTSTAVWKQTITELQHLVKHHGAFRDVRTWELRITETKVDLFPQTSTGRYDSTPYPPQVLIDPKKQRLILLVSDCISVAWRRQLIHRFLEFWGCNGLLTILQLLPERLWERTALASETPVQLHSLSPGVVNSQFIVKHWDEDDIGLFSEEGTADLGTGNSNQNKFSSVSVPVVTLEPYPLLAWSQVIAGHGNVSTVGFNFGVADSGYDSAPLAPQFWGEQNSQTPPKLGDLGGLTKTKRSGIYTSIQQRPNFDVSQDPQPQKTAVDGEPSQPQLEAPALVSRFRATASPMARRLAGLMAAAPVSLPVVQLIQQTLLPKSAQIHVAEVFMSGLLQSITPVDQDSNPDYPDYIEYEFRRGVRELLVDSVPISKTLSVIDKVSEFIANQLGLSVKDFEAYLLKPATASNDELEEKIRPFARLKAKVLGRLGGEYARLAEQLLISETPTSDYPSNKGLETIVSARKKELKQFSFEVVTVNPRGEIIKRESQQADYFTEDLGNGVDLEMVYIPAGSFLMGSPESERGSNDRERPQHQLTIPPFFLGKYQVTQAQWRAVANLPRIKRYLNPDPSKFQGDNRPVERVTWFDAVEFCVRLSKYTGTEYRLPSEAEWEYACRAGTTTPFHYGETITSRLANYNASYTYAEEAEGQYRGETTPVGSFPPNSFGLYDMHGNVWDCCADPYHSNYKGAPTDGSIWTINNHHTDYFTRRGGSWYLNPGKCRSAFRYLFGERVDFISHVGFRVARGVGRS